One segment of Salmo trutta unplaced genomic scaffold, fSalTru1.1, whole genome shotgun sequence DNA contains the following:
- the LOC115188326 gene encoding uncharacterized protein LOC115188326 gives MAIQRTFHQGQSNEKILSECVSRACQTRALDLPPINPDAFNPIIIRFLEKLTEEQWRQLSIGRMDPVMRALLAEMCLEIVRFVSEAILEVIIPAIFRFVRIYSHVSPVSGKSLTELETSSSTNLKVRKSGSRKSSRSCAAKSSSSRNGSQTVLPKTQGDGESISSEPLSDFFGITEDSLLTSVQDSFKESLNNVLCIQREGQWWCLQHQGG, from the exons ATGGCAATTCAGCGGACATTTCACCAGGGACAATCTAATGAAAAGATCCTAAGCGAGTGTGTCTCCAGGGCCTGTCAGACCAGGGCTCTTGACCTCCCGCCAATCAATCCGGATGCTTTCAACCCGATTATCATCCGGTTTCTGGAAAAACTTACTGAGGA GCAATGGAGGCAGTTAAGCATTGGCAGGATGGACCCT GTGATGAGGGCACTGCTTGCAGAGATGTGCCTGGAGATTGTGCGGTTTGTATCTGAGGCCATCCTGGAGGTCATCATCCCTGCAATTTTCCGTTTTGTACGGATATACAGCCATGTGTCTCCAGTATCCGGCAAGTCTCTGACAGAATTAGAGACATCTTCTAGCACAAACCTGAAGGTTCGCAAGAGTGGCAGCAGAAAATCCTCAAGGTCTTGCGCGGCCAAATCAAGCTCCTCTCGTAATGG GTCTCAGACAGTGTTGCCAAAGACTCAGGGAGATGGTGAGTCTATATCATCTGAGCCACTCAGTGACTTTTTTGGGATCACTGAGGACAGTCTCCTCACTAGTGTCCAGGATTCCTTCAAAGAGTCGCTGAACAATGTCCTCTGTATCCAAAGAGAGGGCCAG TGGTGGTGTCTCCAGCACCAAGGTGGTTGA